A window from Alkalicoccobacillus plakortidis encodes these proteins:
- a CDS encoding M23 family metallopeptidase, whose product MNEDNNRSSKNESKWSNAQRLLRKRWVLPTIYLVAAAGILSSVFYFQGQNLGTPLDQENQEAPTDDFQLGFDPRDEEAVPVQSSTEVVGVPTLENAEAEIIGHFYDESASAEEQQASLVYYSNTYRMNKGVDFGSTNEEAFDVVASLSGKVTKSQQDSTLGNVVEIMHEDGIKTHYSSLASLEVEEGDTVNQGDKLGEAGRNLYNEEAGVHVHFEIRDSEGEALNPEDFFGQSLEQAAKETEQAEKEAPEQGKDEDKEKEDGDDKEAPETDKDSEESPSEPDQSGLVPSESSNT is encoded by the coding sequence ATGAATGAAGATAACAATCGATCTTCTAAAAACGAAAGCAAATGGTCCAACGCACAACGTCTCTTACGTAAACGTTGGGTTTTACCAACCATCTATCTAGTAGCAGCAGCAGGCATTCTTAGCTCCGTATTCTATTTCCAAGGTCAAAATTTAGGAACTCCATTAGACCAGGAGAATCAAGAAGCGCCAACTGACGATTTCCAACTTGGTTTCGACCCACGTGATGAAGAAGCAGTACCAGTCCAGTCTTCTACAGAAGTAGTTGGTGTACCAACACTTGAAAATGCTGAAGCAGAAATCATCGGGCACTTTTACGACGAATCTGCCTCTGCTGAAGAACAGCAAGCATCTCTTGTTTATTACAGCAACACGTACCGTATGAACAAAGGTGTAGACTTCGGATCAACAAACGAGGAAGCCTTTGACGTAGTTGCTTCACTAAGTGGTAAAGTCACAAAGTCTCAACAAGATTCAACTTTAGGAAATGTAGTTGAAATCATGCATGAAGACGGAATCAAAACGCATTACAGCAGCTTAGCATCACTTGAAGTTGAAGAAGGCGACACAGTTAATCAAGGCGACAAGCTAGGAGAAGCTGGACGTAACCTTTACAACGAAGAAGCAGGCGTTCACGTTCACTTTGAAATTCGCGATAGCGAAGGCGAAGCTCTAAATCCAGAAGACTTCTTCGGACAATCCCTAGAGCAAGCAGCAAAAGAAACAGAACAAGCTGAAAAAGAAGCACCAGAACAAGGAAAAGATGAAGACAAAGAAAAAGAAGACGGCGATGACAAAGAAGCGCCTGAAACTGATAAAGACAGCGAAGAAAGCCCATCAGAACCAGACCAATCAGGTTTAGTACCAAGCGAGTCTTCGAACACTTAA
- the spoIID gene encoding stage II sporulation protein D, which yields MKRFVWSFVILFVAVLIIPSVMVAFFSGDEQSISASTKDTQGLEDEVVGKESKKAPPSFDVSVFRSKKNSLEHVPLEDYVAGVVSSEMSPSFEMEALKAQALAARTFILKLVLNEGNTKIPEGAMVTDTIQHQVYQDAEELRQKWGQDYESNYNRVKEAVTATAGQILTYDNEPISAQFFSTSNGFTENSEDFYENPFPYLRSVESPWDKESPRFSAVKELTDAEVEQKLGVSLPTDGSIPDTASRTDGDRVASVTIGEKTFKGREIRELLELDSTDFTWQRANGVVTIQTKGWGHGVGMSQYGADGMAKDGMTYDKIVEHYYQGIEIAGIDHFAEKVTARLK from the coding sequence ATGAAGCGATTTGTTTGGTCATTTGTTATACTTTTTGTAGCCGTATTGATTATCCCTTCTGTAATGGTCGCTTTTTTCTCAGGAGATGAACAATCAATTAGTGCCTCGACAAAAGATACTCAAGGTTTGGAGGATGAGGTTGTGGGAAAAGAGTCTAAGAAAGCTCCTCCTTCATTTGATGTAAGTGTGTTTCGTAGCAAGAAAAACAGCCTTGAACATGTCCCACTTGAGGATTATGTAGCTGGTGTTGTTTCTTCTGAGATGTCACCATCCTTTGAAATGGAGGCATTAAAGGCACAAGCATTAGCTGCTCGTACATTTATTTTGAAGCTGGTTTTGAATGAAGGAAATACAAAAATACCTGAGGGCGCTATGGTGACAGATACGATTCAACATCAGGTCTATCAAGACGCGGAAGAGCTTCGCCAGAAATGGGGACAAGATTATGAGAGTAACTATAATCGTGTCAAAGAAGCCGTAACAGCCACAGCAGGTCAAATTTTAACGTATGATAATGAACCAATTTCAGCTCAATTTTTTTCCACAAGTAATGGTTTTACAGAAAACTCAGAGGATTTCTATGAAAATCCTTTCCCTTACTTACGTAGTGTAGAGAGTCCTTGGGATAAGGAGTCACCTCGTTTTTCAGCTGTAAAAGAATTGACAGATGCTGAAGTTGAGCAGAAACTGGGTGTTTCCTTGCCTACGGATGGGTCAATCCCAGACACAGCGAGCCGAACAGATGGCGATCGTGTTGCCTCTGTGACAATTGGAGAGAAAACATTCAAAGGACGAGAAATTAGAGAATTGCTTGAACTAGACTCCACCGATTTTACATGGCAGCGTGCAAACGGGGTTGTCACTATCCAAACAAAAGGCTGGGGCCACGGAGTTGGAATGAGTCAATATGGTGCAGATGGAATGGCGAAGGATGGAATGACCTACGATAAGATTGTCGAACACTACTATCAAGGCATAGAAATCGCGGGAATCGATCACTTTGCAGAAAAAGTAACAGCGCGTTTAAAATAA
- the murA gene encoding UDP-N-acetylglucosamine 1-carboxyvinyltransferase produces the protein MEKIIVRGGNKLHGSVKVEGAKNAVLPVIAASILAEEGTSVIHEVPALADVYTMKEVLKNLNANVTYENGEFVVDATKALKTEAPFEYVRKMRASFLVMGPLLARIGKARIALPGGCAIGSRPIDQHLKGFEAMGATVEIGNGFIEASIDGRLQGAKIYLDFPSVGATENIIMAAVLAEGTTILENVAEEPEIVCLANYLNAMGAKVRGAGTGVIRIEGVDKLTAAGHTVIPDRIEAGTFMVAAAITEGDVIVEGAVAEHLRPLIAKMEEMGVDITEVPNGLRVIGPKTLKAVDLKTMPHPGFPTDMQAQMMALLLQAEGTSVITETVFENRFMHVEEFRRMNSNIKIEGRSAIITGPNNLQGAEVASTDLRAGAALVIAGLVSEGVTRVTELKHIDRGYVDLAGKLAALGADVERVKEVEEIVEGEPVSLEQTASLSLNTSTN, from the coding sequence TTGGAAAAAATTATTGTCCGAGGTGGCAACAAGCTACACGGATCCGTCAAGGTAGAAGGCGCAAAGAACGCTGTATTACCTGTGATTGCTGCATCTATCTTAGCTGAAGAGGGCACAAGTGTGATTCATGAAGTGCCTGCACTAGCTGATGTATATACAATGAAAGAAGTACTAAAGAATTTAAATGCTAACGTTACCTACGAAAACGGAGAATTTGTTGTAGATGCAACGAAGGCTTTAAAAACAGAAGCTCCATTTGAGTATGTTCGTAAAATGAGAGCCTCGTTCCTAGTGATGGGTCCTCTTTTGGCCCGAATTGGAAAAGCTCGTATTGCGCTTCCTGGTGGCTGTGCAATTGGATCACGTCCGATTGACCAACACTTAAAAGGCTTTGAAGCAATGGGAGCAACGGTTGAAATTGGAAATGGCTTTATCGAAGCAAGTATCGATGGTCGCTTGCAGGGAGCAAAGATCTATCTTGATTTCCCAAGTGTAGGGGCAACCGAAAACATTATTATGGCAGCTGTTCTTGCTGAAGGAACAACGATTCTTGAGAACGTAGCAGAAGAGCCTGAAATTGTTTGCCTTGCGAATTACTTAAATGCAATGGGGGCAAAAGTTCGAGGTGCTGGAACTGGCGTCATCCGTATTGAAGGTGTCGACAAACTGACAGCAGCGGGACACACAGTGATTCCTGACCGAATTGAAGCAGGTACGTTTATGGTAGCAGCTGCAATTACTGAAGGTGATGTGATCGTTGAAGGTGCTGTAGCAGAACATCTGCGCCCACTTATTGCAAAAATGGAAGAGATGGGTGTCGATATTACTGAGGTTCCTAACGGATTAAGAGTAATTGGTCCAAAAACGCTCAAAGCAGTGGATTTAAAGACAATGCCACATCCTGGATTCCCAACTGACATGCAAGCTCAAATGATGGCACTTCTTCTCCAAGCAGAAGGCACAAGTGTTATCACAGAAACGGTATTTGAAAATCGTTTTATGCACGTTGAAGAATTCCGTCGTATGAACAGCAATATTAAAATTGAAGGTCGTTCTGCTATTATTACCGGACCTAATAACTTACAAGGTGCAGAAGTTGCATCAACTGATTTACGTGCAGGCGCTGCGCTTGTTATTGCTGGATTGGTCTCAGAAGGAGTTACTCGAGTAACGGAATTAAAGCATATTGACCGCGGATACGTTGATCTAGCAGGCAAACTAGCTGCACTTGGTGCTGACGTAGAACGTGTGAAAGAAGTAGAAGAAATTGTCGAAGGTGAACCAGTATCACTTGAACAAACTGCTTCATTAAGTCTTAATACGTCTACAAATTAG
- a CDS encoding YwmB family TATA-box binding protein, producing the protein MGWMKVLLSLLIMSSVIVFYSKSDNMQAERIIQPIETILELVEYDDLALKEWQVLARDVQGTVDSQDMFQEHVHKLSGQLEGLDQTYLDTSTTEWTAEYQLQSAGGVKESLRLMAYPDNNTHTLTFTYKMTGTSASDWKRYELADQLQNRLLLLSMDTASLYTQVQSKKDAQINKKESLMKLANTYMDALDAEEVEALTEETFVSVSAYTTVWKQQLNTGNKTMNVQIALRSDEALGEGTTVTIGTPIITTEY; encoded by the coding sequence ATGGGATGGATGAAAGTACTGTTGAGCTTACTTATTATGTCTTCTGTAATTGTGTTTTATTCAAAATCAGATAATATGCAAGCTGAACGAATCATTCAACCAATTGAAACGATCCTTGAACTAGTGGAATACGATGATTTAGCTCTGAAAGAATGGCAGGTGCTTGCACGAGACGTACAAGGAACAGTGGATTCACAAGATATGTTCCAAGAACACGTACATAAGCTTTCTGGTCAGCTTGAGGGCTTGGACCAAACGTATTTAGATACTAGTACAACTGAATGGACAGCTGAATATCAATTGCAATCTGCAGGTGGGGTAAAGGAATCACTGCGTCTTATGGCGTATCCCGATAACAATACTCACACACTCACTTTCACGTACAAAATGACTGGCACAAGTGCCTCTGATTGGAAACGTTATGAGTTAGCAGATCAATTACAAAATCGCTTGCTGCTACTTTCAATGGACACGGCATCGCTTTATACACAAGTACAAAGCAAAAAAGATGCACAAATAAACAAAAAAGAATCACTCATGAAATTAGCCAATACTTATATGGATGCTCTAGATGCCGAAGAAGTAGAGGCTCTCACAGAAGAAACGTTTGTCTCGGTATCCGCATATACTACTGTGTGGAAGCAACAGCTTAATACCGGGAACAAAACGATGAATGTCCAGATTGCTCTGAGAAGCGATGAAGCTTTGGGCGAGGGGACAACTGTGACAATAGGAACGCCTATTATTACGACTGAATATTGA
- a CDS encoding DUF1146 family protein, protein MTDGFGQDALIQIMVNLFFLGLSWWALQSFRFDLFVREPKGPQAIMLRLLTALALAYLVSRFFLDYLQASRLLQYLW, encoded by the coding sequence GTGACTGATGGTTTTGGGCAGGACGCACTGATTCAGATCATGGTGAATCTCTTCTTCCTGGGGTTATCTTGGTGGGCACTGCAGAGTTTTCGGTTTGACTTGTTTGTTAGAGAACCTAAGGGTCCTCAAGCAATTATGCTCAGACTATTAACAGCTCTTGCACTAGCATACCTTGTTAGCCGCTTTTTTCTTGACTACCTTCAAGCATCGAGACTACTCCAATATTTGTGGTAG
- a CDS encoding BCCT family transporter — translation MSRKDWSKIKEILNWPVFLISGGILVLFVLLSLLNVTWTSKYVDLGFDYAIRYFGPYWQVLLIATFIVGAYIAFSASGNVVLGKLKTPEMSFFKYLAIIVTTGLGAGGVFWAAAEPMYYFIDMPPVFQGIESGTEAAVSPALAQSFLSWGFTAWSVYGAISVIVIMYAHNHRGMPLKPRTLLYPILGEKIKTSAWGTAADVVCIIGAAAGTIGPIGFLGLQVSYGVNALFGWPNTFITQVLIIIALTSVVLVSTITGIDKGIKWLSSINVNMVLIIAVFLLICGPGLFIVDSFISSSGVYLSDFIRMSTFRGDNEWLGSWTLFFFGWFIGFGPLVALLVARVSRGRTIREIFLVVAILTPIITNLWFTVLGGSGIHYELNNPGSISEPLFENGLPAAIIAIAHQMPLGTIMPFVFLLLTILFVVTTVDSMSYSLSMSVTGVGNPPKPVRVFWAVIMAVIAVLLINIGGGGIGALQSFVVIAAVPVSILMLPLIWHAPRVAKILAREQGFIK, via the coding sequence ATGAGTCGCAAGGATTGGAGTAAGATCAAAGAGATATTAAATTGGCCAGTTTTTCTTATAAGCGGAGGCATATTGGTTTTATTTGTATTATTATCTTTGTTAAATGTTACGTGGACTTCGAAATATGTCGATCTTGGTTTTGATTATGCCATTCGTTATTTTGGGCCTTATTGGCAGGTTCTTCTTATTGCCACTTTTATTGTGGGGGCTTATATCGCCTTTTCAGCAAGTGGAAATGTTGTGTTAGGGAAATTAAAAACCCCAGAAATGAGCTTTTTCAAATATTTAGCGATAATCGTGACAACTGGACTCGGAGCAGGAGGAGTTTTCTGGGCTGCTGCTGAACCGATGTATTACTTTATCGACATGCCGCCCGTTTTCCAAGGGATTGAGAGTGGAACGGAAGCTGCTGTTAGCCCAGCATTAGCTCAAAGCTTCCTATCTTGGGGATTCACCGCTTGGTCGGTATACGGAGCAATTAGCGTAATCGTGATTATGTACGCCCATAATCACAGGGGCATGCCACTTAAGCCGAGAACATTGCTTTATCCAATTTTGGGTGAAAAAATTAAAACCAGTGCATGGGGTACAGCTGCTGACGTGGTTTGTATCATTGGTGCAGCCGCTGGTACAATTGGTCCAATCGGCTTTCTTGGTCTACAAGTAAGCTATGGGGTGAATGCGCTATTTGGTTGGCCGAACACATTCATAACGCAGGTACTTATCATCATCGCTTTAACATCGGTGGTTTTGGTCTCAACCATAACTGGAATCGATAAAGGGATTAAATGGCTTAGTAGTATAAACGTAAATATGGTATTAATTATTGCTGTGTTTCTGTTGATCTGTGGTCCAGGACTTTTTATAGTTGATTCCTTTATCTCTTCATCCGGTGTATATCTAAGTGATTTTATTCGGATGAGCACGTTTAGAGGAGATAATGAATGGCTTGGTTCGTGGACATTATTTTTCTTTGGTTGGTTTATTGGATTTGGTCCATTAGTAGCCTTACTGGTAGCAAGGGTTTCTCGCGGACGTACCATTCGTGAAATCTTCCTAGTTGTTGCAATCCTGACGCCAATCATTACAAATTTATGGTTTACTGTATTAGGTGGAAGTGGAATTCATTATGAGCTGAACAACCCTGGGTCCATTAGTGAACCACTTTTTGAAAATGGGTTGCCTGCAGCGATCATTGCGATTGCCCATCAAATGCCGCTTGGAACAATTATGCCATTTGTCTTTTTGCTGCTTACCATTTTATTTGTTGTCACAACCGTAGACTCTATGTCGTATTCATTATCGATGAGTGTAACAGGAGTTGGAAATCCACCTAAACCGGTTCGAGTGTTTTGGGCCGTAATTATGGCGGTTATTGCGGTGTTACTAATAAATATTGGTGGGGGCGGAATCGGCGCGCTACAATCTTTTGTTGTGATTGCAGCAGTTCCTGTTTCCATTCTGATGCTGCCACTTATCTGGCATGCACCGAGAGTAGCTAAAATTCTTGCACGTGAACAAGGTTTTATAAAATAA
- a CDS encoding nuclease-related domain-containing protein, translated as MMTLKERVMPIKLQQLRALEKRLGRLSGKMKDDIALYEAGYRGEQNLDYHLGFLGVNEFEIVHDVRISNGRGNYFQIDTLVLTTQFFVILEVKNMVGRFEFNDELKQMVRIWNGEEVLMQNPLNQVRRQQTQLSDWLLDRGFPLMPIEQLIVFANPSTIVHSTEAGRHTLSKVVYAEGVVPRLEKLKSNYGKAKSYLDNVKLRKVAEQLKASHSPF; from the coding sequence ATGATGACCCTAAAAGAACGAGTTATGCCTATAAAACTTCAACAATTAAGGGCTTTAGAAAAAAGATTAGGAAGATTGTCTGGCAAGATGAAGGACGATATTGCGCTCTATGAAGCAGGATATCGAGGTGAACAGAATCTCGATTATCACCTAGGATTTTTAGGTGTTAATGAATTTGAGATCGTACATGACGTAAGGATAAGCAATGGTCGAGGAAACTATTTTCAAATAGACACACTCGTGCTGACCACTCAATTTTTTGTGATTCTAGAAGTGAAAAATATGGTCGGCCGCTTTGAATTTAATGACGAGCTTAAGCAAATGGTACGCATTTGGAATGGTGAGGAGGTCTTAATGCAAAACCCTTTAAACCAAGTTCGTAGGCAACAAACTCAATTATCCGATTGGTTGCTAGATCGCGGATTCCCTCTCATGCCAATTGAGCAGCTAATAGTCTTCGCAAACCCCTCCACCATCGTGCACTCAACAGAAGCAGGAAGGCATACATTATCAAAAGTTGTCTATGCAGAAGGCGTTGTGCCTCGATTAGAAAAGCTGAAATCGAATTACGGAAAAGCGAAGTCCTATTTGGATAATGTGAAACTTCGAAAAGTTGCTGAGCAGCTCAAAGCAAGTCATTCCCCCTTTTAA
- a CDS encoding F0F1 ATP synthase subunit epsilon: MPTVHASVVTPDGTVYEGDVDMVVVRTVEGELGILPNHIPLVSPLAIGAARMKKGSSEDIIAVSGGFVEVRPDKVTILAEASEQPTDIDVDRAQQAKERAEKRVNAQSHDGINTVRAKAALERALNRLKVAGK, translated from the coding sequence ATGCCAACTGTTCATGCCAGCGTCGTAACACCAGACGGCACTGTTTACGAAGGTGACGTCGACATGGTGGTTGTTCGAACTGTTGAAGGTGAGCTTGGTATCTTACCAAACCATATCCCGCTCGTTTCGCCACTTGCCATCGGCGCAGCCCGAATGAAAAAAGGCTCATCCGAAGATATCATCGCGGTCAGCGGCGGATTCGTAGAAGTACGACCGGATAAGGTTACCATTTTAGCAGAAGCATCAGAACAACCGACTGACATCGACGTCGACCGCGCCCAACAAGCAAAAGAACGCGCCGAAAAACGAGTAAACGCCCAAAGCCACGACGGCATCAACACCGTCCGCGCCAAAGCCGCTCTCGAACGTGCCCTCAACCGCTTGAAAGTCGCGGGTAAATAA
- the atpD gene encoding F0F1 ATP synthase subunit beta, translated as MSTGRIIQITGPVVDVQFVDGNLPLINNALTVNQQGSETNAVDVSVTLEVALHLGNNTVRTIAMSSTDGLVRGTAVVDTGAPISVPVGEATLGRVFNVLGDEIDLKFKDPVESGVRRDPIHREAPAFDELTTATEILETGIKVVDLLAPYTKGGKVGLFGGAGVGKTVLIQELINNVAQEHGGISVFAGVGERTREGNDLYHEMTEAGVIKKTAMVFGQMNEPPGARMRVALSGLTMAEYFRDEQGADVLLFIDNIFRFTQAGSEVSALLGRLPSAVGYQPTLATEMGQLQERITSTKKGSVTSIQAIFVPADDYTDPGQATAFAHLDATTNLERKLTEMGIYPAVDPLASTSRALSPEVVGEEHYSIARRVQQTLQKYRELQDIIAILGMEELSEDDKLVVSRARRIQFFLSQNFHVAEQFTGQKGSYVPLKETIKGFSEILSGKYDDLPEDAFRLVGRIEEVVEKAEQMV; from the coding sequence ATGAGCACAGGGCGTATTATTCAAATTACAGGACCTGTTGTTGACGTGCAGTTTGTCGATGGCAACCTTCCTCTAATTAACAATGCCTTAACCGTAAATCAACAAGGTAGTGAAACAAACGCTGTTGACGTATCAGTCACACTTGAAGTTGCACTTCACCTTGGTAACAACACTGTTCGTACAATTGCAATGAGCTCAACAGACGGTCTTGTTCGTGGAACAGCCGTTGTCGATACAGGAGCACCAATCTCAGTCCCAGTTGGAGAAGCAACACTAGGTCGCGTATTTAACGTACTTGGTGATGAGATTGATTTGAAGTTCAAAGATCCAGTAGAAAGTGGTGTGCGCCGTGACCCAATTCACCGTGAAGCACCTGCTTTTGACGAGTTAACAACAGCAACTGAGATCCTAGAAACAGGAATCAAAGTAGTTGACTTGCTTGCCCCTTATACAAAAGGTGGTAAGGTTGGACTATTTGGAGGAGCGGGAGTAGGTAAAACCGTTCTAATTCAAGAATTAATCAATAACGTAGCTCAAGAGCACGGCGGGATCTCTGTATTCGCCGGAGTAGGAGAGCGTACACGTGAAGGTAATGACTTGTACCATGAGATGACTGAAGCTGGCGTTATTAAGAAAACGGCAATGGTATTTGGTCAAATGAACGAGCCACCTGGTGCGCGTATGCGTGTTGCACTAAGCGGTTTGACAATGGCTGAGTATTTCCGTGATGAGCAAGGAGCCGACGTGCTACTTTTCATTGATAACATTTTCCGCTTCACACAAGCTGGTTCAGAGGTATCTGCACTACTTGGACGTCTTCCATCTGCCGTTGGGTACCAACCAACACTTGCAACTGAGATGGGTCAACTTCAAGAGCGTATTACTTCAACGAAAAAAGGTTCAGTTACATCGATCCAAGCGATCTTTGTACCTGCCGATGACTATACGGATCCAGGACAAGCTACAGCGTTTGCTCACTTGGATGCAACAACAAACCTTGAGCGTAAACTAACTGAAATGGGTATCTACCCAGCGGTTGATCCATTAGCTTCAACATCACGTGCCCTTTCTCCAGAAGTAGTTGGTGAAGAGCACTATTCAATCGCTCGTCGCGTACAGCAAACACTACAGAAGTATCGTGAGCTTCAAGATATCATCGCGATCCTTGGTATGGAGGAATTATCTGAGGACGACAAACTTGTTGTATCAAGAGCTCGTCGTATCCAGTTCTTCCTAAGCCAGAACTTCCACGTAGCTGAGCAATTTACGGGACAAAAGGGTTCATATGTACCACTTAAAGAAACAATCAAAGGATTCAGCGAAATCCTTTCAGGAAAATACGATGATCTGCCAGAAGACGCATTCCGTCTAGTTGGCCGCATTGAAGAAGTGGTTGAAAAAGCAGAGCAAATGGTCTAA
- the atpG gene encoding ATP synthase F1 subunit gamma gives MASLRDIKNRITSTKKTKQITRAMQMVAASKLNRAQEKAQAFNPYAAKIKEVVSNMAASGTDATHPLLEERPVKKTGYIVITSDTGLAGGYNSSLIRRLTKTLNERHNSTDEYALIVIGRIGRDLLRGRGLPIIQEMIQVQDQPEFSDIKKLASTTVDMFADQVFDELYIWHNHFVNPLSQVPTENKVLPLAGLVDESASSNASYIYEPNEQAILDQLLPQYAESLIFGALLDGKASEFGARMTAMSSATDNANSMIDDLTLSYNRARQAAITQEITEIVGGAAALE, from the coding sequence TTGGCTTCTTTACGTGATATAAAAAACCGGATCACTTCTACGAAAAAAACAAAGCAGATTACGCGCGCTATGCAAATGGTTGCGGCATCTAAGCTTAACCGCGCACAGGAAAAAGCACAGGCTTTTAACCCGTACGCTGCAAAAATCAAAGAAGTGGTATCAAATATGGCTGCAAGCGGCACCGATGCTACGCACCCACTACTTGAGGAACGTCCGGTTAAGAAAACAGGATATATTGTCATTACATCTGATACTGGCCTAGCTGGTGGATATAACAGTTCCCTTATTCGCAGGCTGACTAAAACACTTAATGAGCGTCACAACTCTACGGATGAGTATGCTTTAATTGTTATCGGAAGAATTGGTCGTGACTTGTTAAGAGGAAGAGGACTTCCAATTATTCAGGAAATGATTCAAGTTCAAGATCAGCCCGAGTTTAGTGATATTAAGAAACTAGCTAGTACAACAGTGGATATGTTTGCTGATCAAGTATTTGATGAGTTATACATCTGGCATAACCACTTTGTAAATCCACTATCTCAGGTTCCAACAGAGAATAAAGTATTACCTTTAGCTGGACTTGTAGACGAGTCAGCTAGTTCAAATGCAAGCTATATCTATGAACCTAATGAGCAAGCCATTCTTGACCAATTGCTTCCTCAATATGCAGAGAGCCTAATCTTTGGTGCACTGCTTGATGGGAAAGCTAGTGAATTTGGTGCAAGAATGACAGCCATGAGTTCTGCAACAGATAATGCAAACTCTATGATTGATGACTTAACACTTTCCTATAACCGTGCACGTCAGGCGGCTATTACGCAGGAAATCACAGAAATCGTCGGTGGAGCAGCCGCTCTCGAGTAG
- a CDS encoding F0F1 ATP synthase subunit delta — MSNQAVANRYAVALFQLAQSKGTLEKTGEELEIIQSVIKSTPELVKTINHPKVTLVTKKELVRKSFSGQVGADVLHTLLLLLERQRFSIVSDLSKAFTKLHHDLLNIADAMVYSAKPLTDEELKQVELVFAPKAGKSRLIATNKVDKELVGGVKIRIGDRIYDGSIKGQLNRLERNLLAGNR, encoded by the coding sequence ATGAGCAACCAAGCGGTAGCAAATCGTTACGCGGTTGCTCTTTTTCAATTGGCCCAGTCAAAAGGTACACTTGAAAAAACAGGCGAAGAGCTAGAAATTATTCAATCCGTTATAAAGAGTACGCCAGAACTTGTAAAGACAATCAACCACCCAAAGGTTACATTAGTAACGAAAAAGGAACTGGTTCGTAAAAGCTTTTCAGGACAAGTAGGGGCAGATGTTTTACATACACTTCTTCTTTTACTTGAGCGTCAGCGTTTTTCAATTGTGTCTGACCTATCTAAGGCGTTTACAAAATTACATCATGATTTATTAAATATCGCAGATGCAATGGTGTATTCTGCAAAACCTTTAACAGATGAAGAGTTAAAGCAAGTTGAGCTTGTGTTTGCGCCTAAAGCAGGCAAAAGCCGTCTCATCGCAACAAATAAGGTAGACAAAGAGCTAGTTGGCGGAGTGAAAATCCGCATTGGCGATCGTATATATGACGGCAGCATCAAAGGTCAGCTGAACCGTCTGGAACGAAACCTGTTAGCAGGAAATCGGTAG
- the atpE gene encoding F0F1 ATP synthase subunit C: MLFLGIALAAGFAAIGGAIAVAIIVKATLEGVTRQPELKSTLQTLMFIGVPLAEAVPIIAIVISILMLFGIGG, encoded by the coding sequence ATGTTATTTTTAGGTATTGCACTTGCAGCTGGTTTTGCTGCTATTGGTGGGGCAATTGCGGTTGCTATCATTGTTAAAGCTACTCTTGAAGGTGTAACTCGTCAGCCAGAACTTAAATCAACACTTCAAACACTTATGTTTATTGGTGTACCATTGGCTGAGGCTGTTCCGATCATTGCGATTGTTATCTCAATCTTAATGCTATTTGGTATTGGTGGTTAA